In Chitinophagaceae bacterium, the DNA window TGTCACTTATACCAGCGTTTGTAATAAAAAAAGTCATTGTCCTAGAAACTTCAGAAGTGTTCATAGTTTCATCGAAATATCTCATTTCAGATTTTGGAGCTGAATAAAGAGAGTATCCAAGCTCCCAGACATTGTTACGGTTTTGAGCTGATACAAAAAAGGGAACAAAGGAAACAAATGTTATCAAATTCTTCATTGCACCTTGATTAGTTTAGTGAACCAAATAACTTCCTTATTCTCAAGAATATTTATAAAATAGATTCCGGCTGATAAGCTGCTGCAATCGATCAGATTCATTGGATCTTAAACGACGTTTTCAATCAATTTATCCCCAGACTCGCGCTCGTTTGCAGACAAGCAATTGAGGGAGGCGAACGAGTGCACTTCTCAACATAACCTGCAGCACAATTATTGAATCAGATCCACATCAAGATACCCTTTTCCACCAGCATAATCAATTGCCGAACTATAACAATAATCATGAGGCTCCCACACAAAGCCGGCTTCAACAGGGTTATAGTGCAGGTAATGAAGGCGCTCAGCTCTCATCTCATTGATTACTAATTCAACAGGATGGTTACCATCTTGCCATACTTTGTAGCGAGTGATACGAGTCAGTGGCATACCCTCTTCAATGAACTGCTTCAACATCCATTCTCTTCGGCTTTCATTGATCTCCTTCATGCATTTTACAATTTCTTCAGCCGTAAACTTTTTTAAGTCGCGAAATATTTCATGCAATTTGTAGATTCCTTCGGTGTTTAGAAATTTATATTGTTCTGACATGATATTATATATTGAAAAAATGAAGATAAGATTATAATAGAGAAGTAGGACATACGCACTCGTTCGCCTCCCTCAATGCTTGCCTGCAAACGAGCGCGAGTGAGGGTATGCAATGGGAAAATGAAAAATTTGAAAATTTGGAAAAGCAAGGATGAGTTGGACAGTGACTTCGTTGAGAGTAATTTGGCAATTAGGAATTAAGCAGATCGATAGTTAATTCAAAAATTGCCATTATTTATGATATTGCATTCATGATCTTGAATTCAGCCGTTGAGTCTGTAATCACAAAAAAATTTCAAGCCTCATTCCAAATAAAATTAATAATGCGATGTGCTATAACTATGAAGATCTGGAACACCGTGCCCGCAAACGTTGGCAGCACGATCATCCCGGGGAAGGTTCAAAATTCAGCATCACCCATTCTTCCGGGCCATTGATTATATCCACTAAGGATGATGAAAGTTTATTTCCCGGCAGGAAAGGAAATATTATTCTGCTTGGAGAAAGTGAAGTCAGGCCAGGTCGCTTCGGTTTGGTTTCAAGCTGGAATAAAAAGTTAAGCGATGCAAAGAGCACCTTCAATGCACGCAATGATTCCATCACCATAAAACCAACCTGGAAAGGACTCTGGAAAAATAAACAACGATGCCTTGTACAGACTTCCGGTTTTTATGAGACCGATAAGAAAACAAAACAGAAATATTTTTTCACGGTGAAGGGTACTGATGCATTTTACTACGGTGGCTTATATAATTGGTGGACGAACCCGGAGAATGCTGATAAGCTGCTGACGTATGCAATCATTACCACTGAACCCAACGCATTGGTGATGGATTACCACAATCGAATGCCGTGGATCATAGATCAGGATATTCAGGACAACTGGATGAATCCTCAATTTAATCCGGAAGAATTACTTAAAATGATGAATCCATATCCGCATTTCTTAATGGATATCATTCCTGTTAAGATTGAAGATCAGAAATCCGGACAGGCAGATTTGGGATTCTGACTGATATCTTTCAACATCATAAAATTCATACCGCCCATTTGCCTTTTAAATGATAACCGATGAAAATGGTAAGTATTCCGATGACGAGGTAAAACAATTGCAGCCAATGCTCCGCACCGATCAGCAGCAGCTGAAAGGTGATCCATCCGGAAAGGGTGATGCCGGCTGCCATAGCCCAAGTGTACTGGTTGGTTGCATGTTTCATGTTTTGCACGATTGCCACAAGGTGCATTCCGCCTACAACAACAGAAAGTATCAGCCCCGGAATAAAGAAGTTATTGAATGGAGTTCCATTTAGCAATTCTGTCGACAAATTCAGAGTTGATCCGTCGGGATGAAGGAGGAGGAGCACTCCTGAAAAAGTAGACGACATGGCTACAAAGCCCAGGAGCAGGTGTAAGAAGGTTTTCATTTTTTTTAAGTATTTGTTTTAGATAAACCTGTTTGATCTGCGCATGCATTTATTTCAATGGATCTTTTATGCTTTTGAAAAACCATAACAACAATTATCATGCACTTGTAAGCATAAAAATTACCTGTGAGTGCCGGAAGCGGAAGAAGTTTCTGAATCTGATTATAATTTTGGAACGCTTCCATTCTGATTTTTTTACCTCATGCTTTATTTGAAATGAATTTCACCTCGTTTCCTGGTATTCAAAAATCAGGATCACTTCTTCCTTTACACCAATTTCATTGTTATGCAAGTCGAGTGTTTCCTGTATGCTGTAGTAAAGCACGCTATTTTGCTTTCTTTCAAAAATGACGATCGTCAAAATGAATAATGATGGTGGTCATAAAAAATCATTTCAACGTACGTTTAAAAGAGGCTGCTTCTTTTCATCTCTGACAGTGAAGGCTAATGACAAACTTCATACGATCATATGATGAATGTTGTTGTTTTGAAAATGTGGTGAAAATAATTTTGAAGCGGATTTGAAATTGGTGCTGTGAGGAAGAGGATAAAAATATAAAGTGGTGATGTGATAGAGGAAAAAAACAGCATGATTTTTAGATACAGAAAAAAGAAATCAACGATTAAGCCGGCAGCTAAAGATATGGCTGCAAGTAGTCAGTATCTTTTTGGCTTGTGCCCCGCCTTCAGGGTGGCGGGGCTTTTTTTATTCAACACGGGTTTTTAAAAATGAAAATCCCATCTTGATATTTTTGATTGGAAAGAATATGGGTTTTACTGGTACTTACGAACAACCATAGTGTTTAGGAATTCAAAACAAGGTAAGGGCGACCTTGGTAACAAAGGAAGTTAGCGTTTTGAGAGATGATGTAAGGAAATTTAATCAGCTGACAATCATAATTTCAGAATCATCATCGTACAATTAAATGGTCCGTTATGGACCTGCCTTCAACTTATACTGTTAATTGGTATTAATAAAATTTTACGAGTGCAATATGCCGGTACTCTTTCAATGAGTCCTTTTCCGCGAATTCAATTTCACCACCATTTGCAAGCACCATTTCAATTATTCCATCCACTGCATCTTTAATGTTGCCTGCATTCACTGACAGATCTGCGGCATTGCCGATTACGGTAGCACTACTACCCTGATAGGCAGCAAAGGTGTAATTCTTTTCTACTACTAATAATCTGCCGTTATGATTGCTGGCTTCCTCCCAAACATCCCTGATACCTTCTGCCAGCTTCTTTTTTCCCGATGCTTCCTGCAAAAGATTTAAAACAGCTTTCTGTTTTTCTTTTTGCCATGCAGTTATATAAGGAGCTACCACCTTTATAATATGTTCATGATTCGATTCTGCAAAATTACCATGCACGTAAGATTTTACGGCTGTAGAATTTTTTGTCAGGTGCTTAAAATGGCCTGCAATTCTTTCGGTTCCCAATACAAAAACAGGCAGTTTATATTCATGGAGTATTTTTTCCAGTGAAGTATCTACGGAACGTAAAAATTTTTCCATTACAATTTCTTTCCTTTCTGCTGTATCTGAAAAATTTGCCACTTTTTCCGCGATGTCATTTTTAAATGCATTGGCCGATTGCGGCATGTCTGAATCAAGTTTCTCAATGGAATGGTTATTGCCGAGGAATATGCTGCTTTCATTTATGCTAAGCACGAGCAGCAGGTATCGATACGACAGGGCCTTTGCATAGATAAGATCACGGACTTCAAAAGATTCATCTATCGTAATTTTTTCTTCAACCGG includes these proteins:
- a CDS encoding SOS response-associated peptidase — its product is MCYNYEDLEHRARKRWQHDHPGEGSKFSITHSSGPLIISTKDDESLFPGRKGNIILLGESEVRPGRFGLVSSWNKKLSDAKSTFNARNDSITIKPTWKGLWKNKQRCLVQTSGFYETDKKTKQKYFFTVKGTDAFYYGGLYNWWTNPENADKLLTYAIITTEPNALVMDYHNRMPWIIDQDIQDNWMNPQFNPEELLKMMNPYPHFLMDIIPVKIEDQKSGQADLGF